Proteins encoded within one genomic window of Gallus gallus isolate bGalGal1 chromosome 1, bGalGal1.mat.broiler.GRCg7b, whole genome shotgun sequence:
- the PIK3CG gene encoding phosphatidylinositol 4,5-bisphosphate 3-kinase catalytic subunit gamma isoform — MELGDYEQPVVMREENKRRRRRMKPHCTSSNLSSMELISIEFILPTSNKHTKVPEMMLLEIAGNCTVEQMKAQIWMRAIEMSQTTDFYHTFTPDQFVLQYQKKGQWYEIYDKHQLLQTLDCILYWKVLQKKVGKIYVVQKQKPSEEVQEFQRQLNDLIGYDVTDVSNVHDDELEFTRRRLVTPRMIEVACRDPKLYAMHPWTTSKPLPEYLFKKITNNNIFIIIHRGTTSQKIKVSIDDTPDMILHSFFTKMAKKKSLMDIPEDHSELDFVLRICGRDEYITGDTPIKDFHWIRQCLKNGEEIHLVLDNPPDPSEDEVQKEEWPLVDDCTGVTGYHEQLTIDGKDHERVFTISLWDCNRKFRVKIIGIDIPVLPRNTDLTVFVEANIQHGQQLLSQRRTSSKPFTEEVLWNIWLEFDIKIKDLPKGALLNLQIYCGKAQGLSTKTNLQSHESPNSDSKCKTQLLYYVNLLLIDHRFLLRSGEYVLHMWKIPGKGEEQGSINADKLTSATNPDKENSMAISIVLDKYCHPIALPKHRITSDSQGDRTRAEMPNQLRKQLEEIIATDPLNPLSPEDKELLWHFRYESIKHPKAYPKLLSSVKWGQQEIVAKTYQLLAKKEVWDQSTLDVGLTMQLLDCNFSDENVRAMAVQKLESLEDDDVLHYLLQLVQAVKFEPYHDSALARFLLKRGLRNKRIGHFLFWFLRSEIAQSMHYQQRFAVILEAYLRGCGKAMLHDFMKQVQVIELLHKVTMEIKSVSAEKYDVTSQVIAQLRQKLEKLQGSKLPESFRVPYDPGLRAGPLVIEKCKVMASKKKPLWLEFKCADPTALSNETIGIIFKHGDDLRQDMLILQILRIMESIWEAESLDLCLLPYGCISTGNKIGMIEIVKDATTIAKIQQSTVGNTGAFKDEILNQWLKDRCVIEEKFQAAVERFVYSCAGYCVATFVLGIGDRHNDNIMITETGNLFHIDFGHILGNYKSFLGINKERVPFVLTPDFLFVMGTSGKKTSLHFHKFQDVCVKAYLALRHHTNLLIILFSMMLMTGMPQLTSKEDIEYIRDALTVGKSEEDAKKHFLDQIEVCRDKGWTVQFNWFLHLVLGIKQGVEKHSA, encoded by the exons ATGGAGTTGGGTGACTATGAACAGCCCGTTGTtatgagagaagaaaacaaacgaAGGAGAAGAAGAATGAAACCTCATTGTACATCGAGTAATTTGTCTTCAATGGAACTGATATCCATTGAGTTCATTTTACCTACAAGCAATAAGCATACTAAAGTACCGGAAATGATGTTACTCGAAATAGCTGGAAACTGTACTGTTGAGCAAATGAAAGCACAAATTTGGATGCGTGCAATAGAGATGAGTCAAACCACAGACTTCTACCACACGTTCACCCCAGATCAGTTTGTTCTTCAGTATCAGAAGAAGGGGCAATGGTATGAAATTTATGATAAACATCAACTATTACAGACATTAGACTGCATACTGTACTGGAAAGTGTTACAGAAGAAAGTGGGCAAGATATACGTAGTCCAGAAACAAAAGCCATCAGAAGAAGTTCAGGAATTTCAGCGGCAGCTTAATGATTTAATTGGTTATGATGTTACTGATGTAAGCAACGTGCACGATGATGAGCTAGAATTTACCCGACGCAGATTAGTCACTCCACGAATGATAGAGGTAGCCTGTAGAGATCCTAAATTGTATGCAATGCACCCATGGACAACATCTAAGCCACTCCcagaatatttgtttaaaaagatcactaataataacatttttataatCATACACAGAGGAACAACGAGCCAGAAAATTAAAGTGTCAATAGATGACACTCCAGATATGATTCTCCATAGCTTTTTCAcaaaaatggcaaagaaaaaatctttGATGGATATTCCTGAAGATCATAGCGAACTGGATTTTGTTCTTAGGATTTGTGGCAGAGATGAGTACATTACTGGAGACACACCCATCAAGGATTTTCACTGGATAAGACAGTGCCTTAAGAATGGGGAAGAAATCCACCTTGTGTTAGACAACCCCCCTGACCCAAGTGAGGATGAGGTACAGAAGGAAGAGTGGCCATTGGTGGATGACTGTACCGGAGTTACAGGATATCACGAACAATTGACAATAGATGGAAAAGATCATGAGAGAGTCTTCACTATCTCTTTGTGGGATTGTAATAGGAAATTCAGGGTGAAAATAATTGGTATCGACATCCCAGTTTTACCAAGAAATACTGATCTTACTGTATTTGTGGAGGCTAACATTCAACATGGGCAACAGCTCCTTTCACAAAGGAGGACTTCCTCAAAGCCTTTTACTGAGGAGGTTCTGTGGAATATTTGGTTGGAGTTTGATATCAAAATCAAGGATTTGCCTAAAGGAGCACTCTTGAATCTTCAGATATATTGTGGTAAAGCACAGGGATTGTCCACAAAGACAAACCTTCAGTCACATGAATCCCCCAACTCTGATTCAAAATGCAAAACTCAACTTCTCTATTACGTGAATCTTTTACTGATAGATCACCGTTTCCTGCTGCGAAGTGGGGAGTATGTTCTCCACATGTGGAAAATCCCAGGCAAAGGGGAAGAACAAGGAAGTATCAATGCAGACAAACTCACCTCAGCAACTAATCCGGATAAAGAAAACTCGATGGCTATCTCTATTGTGCTGGACAAATATTGTCACCCGATTGCCTTGCCCAAGCACAGGATAACATCTGACTCTCAGGGGGACAGGACACGAGCTGAAATGCCCAACCAGCTTCGCAAGCAACTTGAAGAGATCATAGCAACTGACCCACTTAATCCACTTTCTCCTGAGGACAAAGAACTGTTGTGGCACTTTAGGTATGAAAGCATAAAGCACCCCAAGGCATACCCTAAGCTGCTTAGCTCTGTCAAATGGGGACAACAAGAAATAGTGGCCAAAACATACCAGTTGCTAGCTAAAAAGGAGGTGTGGGATCAAAGCACTTTAGATGTTGGACTCACAATGCAGCTTCTGGACTGTAacttttctgatgaaaatgtaCGAGCAATGGCAGTTCAAAAACTGGAAAGTTTAGAAGATGATGATGTTCTTCATTACCTTTTGCAACTTGTGCAG GCTGTGAAATTTGAGCCCTATCATGACAGCGCATTAGCCAGATTTCTGCTGAAACGGGGTTTAAGA AACAAAAGAATCGGTCActtcttgttttggtttttaagaAGTGAGATTGCCCAGTCTATGCACTACCAACAGAGGTTCGCTGTGATCCTAGAAGCCTATCTTCGGGGCTGTGGAAAAGCAATGCTGCATGATTTCATGAAACAGGTTCAAGTCATTGAATTGCTGCATAAAGTCACAATGGAGATAAAATcagtttctgcagaaaaatacgATGTCACTTCTCAAG TTATTGCACAGCTTAGACAAAAGCTTGAAAAACTACAGGGCAGCAAACTTCCAGAAAGTTTTAGAGTCCCGTATGACCCTGGGCTAAGAGCAGGACCCCTGGTG ATAGAAAAATGTAAAGTAATGGCATCCAAGAAGAAGCCCCTTTGGCTTGAGTTTAAATGTGCAGATCCAACTGCTCTATCAAATGAAACCATAGGCATCATCTTTAAACACGGAGATGACCTCCGTCAGGACATGCTTATTTTACAG ATTCTTCGAATAATGGAATCCATTTGGGAAGCAGAATCCTTGGACCTCTGTTTGCTACCGTATGGCTGTATTTCTACAGGGAACAAAATAG GAATGATTGAAATTGTGAAAGATGCTACAACGATTGCCAAAATTCAGCAGAGTACAGTTGGCAACACTGGTGCATTTAAGGATGAAATACTGAACCAGTGGCTCAAGGACAGATGTGTCATTGAGGAGAAG tttcagGCAGCTGTGGAAAGGTTTGTTTATTCCTGTGCTGGCTACTGTGTGGCAACCTTTGTTCTTGGAATAGGAGACAGACACAATGATAACATTATGATCACAGAAACAG GTAACCTTTTTCATATTGATTTTGGCCATATTCTTGGGAATTATAAAAGCTTCCTTGGAATTAATAAGGAAAGAGTTCCTTTTGTGCTGACTCCGGATTTTCTGTTTGTCATGGGGACCTCTGGAAAGAAGACAAGTCTCCATTTCCACAAATTTCAG GATGTGTGTGTGAAGGCTTATTTAGCTCTCCGACATCACACCAACCTGCTCATCATCCTGTTCTCCATGATGCTAATGACTGGAATGCCCCAGTTAACCAGCAAAGAGGATATTGAATATATCCGGGACGCGCTGACAGTAGGGAAAAGCGAAGAAGATGctaaaaagcatttccttgaTCAGATCGAGGTTTGCAGAGATAAGGGCTGGACTGTGCAATTTAACTGGTTCTTACATCTTGTGCTTGGAATCAAGCAAGGAGTAGAAAAGCATTCTGCTTAA